A part of Amycolatopsis lurida genomic DNA contains:
- a CDS encoding GNAT family N-acetyltransferase, whose amino-acid sequence MIVIEDLATRPDLREPALALGGVGGEFLQHGLAGLLAKSSHLAARWPEYFLVLLEDGVPVARTAAVPVGFPTAERPELPDHGWDAALIWAAEDLMSTRETKTLVALEVLVAPGRRGGGLAAKALQALKKRASETGMRKLVVPVRPAGKENEPRLSFQDYIARRRADGLPEDPWLRTHERLGARFMKVAPFAMTVTGTFAQWKAWTGVELRDGLTAVPGGIAPVLASSALDIGVYVEPNVWFEHLVGPARP is encoded by the coding sequence ATGATCGTGATCGAAGACCTGGCCACCCGGCCCGACTTGCGTGAACCCGCGCTCGCCCTCGGCGGTGTCGGCGGCGAATTCCTCCAGCACGGCCTGGCGGGCCTGCTGGCGAAATCGTCCCACCTGGCGGCCCGCTGGCCGGAGTACTTCCTCGTACTGCTGGAAGACGGCGTACCGGTGGCGAGAACCGCCGCCGTCCCGGTCGGCTTCCCGACGGCCGAACGCCCGGAGCTGCCGGACCACGGCTGGGACGCAGCCCTGATCTGGGCCGCGGAAGATCTGATGAGCACCCGTGAGACGAAGACACTGGTCGCACTCGAAGTACTGGTCGCGCCAGGCCGCCGCGGTGGCGGCCTGGCCGCCAAAGCGTTGCAGGCATTGAAAAAACGCGCCTCAGAAACAGGTATGCGCAAGCTCGTCGTGCCGGTCCGCCCGGCCGGGAAGGAGAACGAACCAAGACTGTCCTTTCAGGACTACATCGCCCGCCGTCGCGCGGACGGGCTGCCGGAGGATCCGTGGCTGCGCACGCATGAACGGCTCGGCGCACGGTTCATGAAGGTGGCGCCGTTCGCGATGACGGTCACGGGCACCTTCGCTCAGTGGAAGGCGTGGACCGGCGTCGAACTCCGGGACGGCCTCACGGCTGTGCCGGGCGGGATCGCGCCGGTTCTCGCCTCCTCGGCGCTGGACATCGGCGTCTACGTCGAACCGAATGTCTGGTTCGAGCACCTGGTGGGTCCGGCGAGACCGTAA
- a CDS encoding CPCC family cysteine-rich protein, with the protein MRGERGSGDGVHACPCCGCLTVGERGAYEICPVCFWEDDGQDDHDADVVRGGPNGRLSLTVARLNFELHGACEEAHVHHVRPPEPDEFSPGGSAD; encoded by the coding sequence ATGCGAGGGGAGCGCGGGTCAGGCGACGGGGTGCACGCCTGTCCTTGCTGTGGCTGTCTCACGGTGGGCGAGCGCGGTGCGTATGAGATCTGCCCTGTCTGCTTCTGGGAGGACGATGGGCAGGATGATCACGACGCGGACGTCGTCCGAGGCGGCCCCAACGGACGCCTGTCACTCACGGTTGCTCGGCTGAACTTCGAACTTCACGGTGCCTGCGAAGAGGCGCATGTTCACCATGTCCGGCCGCCGGAACCGGACGAGTTCTCTCCCGGCGGAAGCGCTGACTAG
- a CDS encoding DUF2786 domain-containing protein, which yields MPDHDTLLARVRKLLAKAEDPAVTEAEAESYNTKAAELIARYGIDQALLAASGATADEITQIMIPLDNPYSRDKAGLLTNIAHPLRCRALLHRLGQSVTAVTVFGFRSDLERTELLYTSLLLQATTQLTRVRPENRVFAGESLAAYRRTWLHGFSGAVYERLRNSEDTAARTHTAAAGHRSAELVIRDRTAMVKQAYDEQYGDLRSAPPRRLSGSGYLDGHSAGERANLNTTGIAGRRRALPVR from the coding sequence ATGCCCGACCATGACACGCTGCTCGCGCGCGTCCGGAAACTCCTCGCGAAGGCGGAGGACCCGGCGGTCACCGAGGCCGAAGCCGAGTCGTACAACACCAAGGCCGCCGAACTGATCGCCCGGTACGGCATCGATCAGGCGCTGCTGGCCGCCTCCGGGGCGACCGCGGACGAGATCACCCAGATCATGATCCCGCTCGACAACCCGTACAGCCGGGACAAGGCGGGGCTGCTCACGAACATCGCGCATCCGCTGCGCTGCCGGGCCCTGCTCCACCGGCTCGGCCAGTCGGTCACCGCGGTGACGGTGTTCGGTTTCCGCTCCGATCTGGAACGCACGGAGCTGCTGTACACGAGCCTGCTGCTGCAGGCGACCACCCAGCTGACCCGGGTCCGCCCGGAGAACCGGGTGTTCGCGGGCGAATCGCTGGCGGCGTACCGGCGCACCTGGCTGCACGGGTTCTCCGGCGCGGTCTACGAACGGCTTCGCAACAGTGAGGACACCGCCGCCAGGACGCATACGGCCGCCGCCGGTCACCGGTCGGCCGAACTCGTGATCCGGGACCGGACGGCGATGGTCAAGCAGGCGTACGACGAGCAATACGGAGATCTGCGCTCGGCGCCGCCGAGGCGGTTGTCCGGCAGCGGCTACCTCGACGGGCATTCCGCCGGCGAGCGCGCCAACCTCAACACCACCGGTATCGCAGGACGGCGCCGCGCGCTGCCCGTGCGCTAG
- a CDS encoding phytoene desaturase family protein, which yields MAVDVSVVGSGPNGLAAAVLLVRAGRTVEVHEAAEEIGGGTRTASLFDDEVRHDICATGHPLAAASPFFRWFDLAAHGVDLLRPEIAYAHPLDGGRAGLAYEDLDRTCDALGTDGPRWRRLLGPLAEHSRELAELLLGDLRHPPRDPRAAALLPARIAMLAAGLERHLFTGPEAPALLAGVAAHVMGRQPSLAAAGATLLLGHLAHSTGWPIARGGSQTITEALAADVRAHGGRIHTGSRITDLRQLAKSRTVILDIAPRGFLEIAGDLLPPRYRKALVSYRYGPGVAKVDFLVSEPVPWAVPEVGKAGTVHLGGTRDEVYAAENAIARGKDADDRFVLVSDPMALDPSRGLPGKRPVWAYCHVPRGDPRDATELIRRRIERFAPGFSDTVLSSRCLTAPELEAYNANYPGGDVAAGAVDLRQILGRPVTRWNPHRTPLDGVFLCSASTAPGPGVHGMGGWHAAKSVLGKDFPVQPR from the coding sequence ATGGCGGTCGACGTGTCGGTGGTCGGTTCCGGTCCGAACGGGCTCGCGGCGGCGGTCCTGCTGGTCAGAGCGGGGCGGACGGTCGAGGTGCACGAGGCGGCGGAGGAGATCGGCGGCGGGACGCGCACGGCTTCGCTGTTCGATGACGAGGTCCGTCACGATATTTGCGCCACCGGGCATCCGCTGGCCGCGGCGTCCCCGTTCTTCCGCTGGTTCGATCTCGCCGCGCACGGTGTCGATCTCCTGCGGCCGGAGATCGCGTACGCGCATCCTCTGGACGGTGGCCGCGCCGGGCTCGCCTACGAAGATCTCGACCGGACCTGTGACGCTCTCGGCACGGACGGCCCCCGATGGCGTCGTCTGCTGGGGCCGCTGGCCGAACACAGCCGCGAGCTGGCCGAGCTCCTCCTCGGGGACCTTCGCCATCCTCCCCGCGATCCTCGGGCCGCCGCCCTTCTCCCGGCCAGGATCGCGATGCTCGCCGCCGGTCTGGAGCGCCACCTGTTCACCGGCCCGGAGGCGCCCGCCCTTCTTGCCGGAGTCGCCGCGCACGTGATGGGCCGCCAGCCCTCGCTCGCCGCGGCGGGCGCGACACTCCTGCTCGGTCATCTGGCGCACTCGACCGGCTGGCCGATCGCCCGTGGCGGCAGCCAGACCATCACCGAGGCGCTCGCCGCCGACGTCCGGGCGCATGGCGGACGGATCCACACCGGCAGCCGGATCACCGATCTGCGGCAACTCGCGAAATCGCGCACGGTGATCCTCGACATCGCCCCGCGCGGTTTCCTCGAAATCGCCGGCGATCTGCTGCCGCCGCGATACCGGAAGGCGCTGGTGTCCTATCGCTACGGACCCGGCGTGGCGAAGGTCGATTTCCTCGTTTCCGAACCGGTCCCGTGGGCGGTGCCGGAGGTGGGCAAGGCGGGCACCGTCCATCTCGGAGGCACGCGGGACGAGGTCTACGCCGCCGAAAACGCCATCGCGCGCGGGAAGGACGCGGACGACCGGTTCGTGCTCGTGTCGGATCCGATGGCGCTCGACCCGTCCCGCGGGCTGCCGGGCAAACGGCCGGTGTGGGCGTATTGCCATGTGCCGCGAGGGGATCCGCGAGACGCCACGGAACTGATCCGGCGGCGGATCGAACGCTTCGCGCCCGGATTCTCCGACACGGTCCTGTCGAGCCGTTGTCTCACCGCGCCGGAACTCGAGGCGTACAACGCGAACTATCCCGGCGGTGACGTCGCCGCCGGCGCGGTGGATCTGCGGCAGATCCTCGGACGGCCGGTCACCCGGTGGAATCCGCATCGCACTCCGCTCGACGGGGTCTTCCTGTGTTCGGCGTCGACGGCGCCGGGGCCGGGCGTGCATGGCATGGGTGGCTGGCATGCCGCGAAATCCGTCTTGGGCAAGGACTTCCCGGTTCAGCCCAGATAG
- a CDS encoding TetR/AcrR family transcriptional regulator: MGARTRLIDTAANLLAEEGVGAVTLRGIAKAAGVSHGAPLRHFPGRAALLSAVATRGYTELLDRGTGLPDGTPRERLIAACHGYLDFALANPAMFELMFRRDLIDADDPELTRVSSAVFDFFAGMVAELQEGGWHPTTDPRLLASSLWASLHGLAQLWLWGGLAGASFAPSPERALAVTLDAYLG; encoded by the coding sequence GTGGGCGCCCGAACCCGCCTGATCGACACCGCGGCGAACCTGCTGGCCGAAGAGGGCGTCGGCGCCGTGACACTGCGCGGGATCGCCAAGGCCGCCGGCGTTTCGCACGGTGCGCCGCTGCGGCATTTCCCCGGCCGCGCGGCCTTGCTTTCGGCGGTCGCCACTCGCGGCTACACCGAACTGCTCGATCGCGGCACCGGCCTGCCGGACGGGACACCGCGCGAACGGCTCATCGCGGCCTGCCACGGCTACCTCGATTTCGCGCTGGCCAATCCGGCGATGTTCGAGCTGATGTTCCGCCGCGACCTCATCGACGCGGACGATCCCGAACTCACCCGGGTGAGTAGCGCGGTGTTCGACTTCTTCGCCGGAATGGTCGCCGAACTCCAGGAAGGAGGCTGGCATCCCACGACCGATCCGCGGCTGCTCGCTTCCTCGCTGTGGGCGTCGCTGCACGGTCTCGCCCAGCTGTGGCTGTGGGGCGGGCTGGCCGGCGCGAGCTTCGCGCCGTCACCGGAAAGGGCACTGGCCGTCACCCTCGACGCCTATCTGGGCTGA
- a CDS encoding SGNH/GDSL hydrolase family protein, whose amino-acid sequence MGYQRFVALGDSCAEGLADPHPSGGFYRGWADFVAARLAEEEPGFRYANLAVRGRRLDQIHTEQTPAASRLQPDLIALFGGGNDVMSRGWDARTVARRVDTAVRACTEIAPRVVTFTLSDISHRMPMGHRMRPRLTALNDAVREASVSYGATLVDLWPDDAAHDSRYFGPDRLHLSEEGHRRLAGHVLGRLGVSHDPAWLAPLPGSAGRPGVRADLRWLTREVLPVAVSRFRNRLIGRQPGDGFLPKRPELLPVHEETLAWAPEPA is encoded by the coding sequence ATGGGCTATCAACGTTTCGTCGCGCTCGGCGACAGCTGCGCCGAAGGGCTGGCCGATCCGCATCCGTCGGGCGGCTTCTACCGTGGCTGGGCCGACTTCGTCGCGGCACGCCTCGCCGAGGAAGAGCCCGGTTTCCGTTACGCCAACCTCGCGGTCCGCGGCCGCAGGCTCGACCAGATCCACACCGAACAGACCCCGGCGGCGAGCAGGCTCCAGCCGGACCTGATCGCCTTGTTCGGCGGCGGAAACGACGTGATGAGCCGCGGCTGGGACGCGCGCACGGTCGCCCGCCGCGTCGACACGGCCGTCCGCGCCTGCACCGAGATCGCGCCGCGCGTCGTCACCTTCACCCTCAGCGACATCTCCCACCGCATGCCGATGGGCCACCGCATGCGCCCGCGGCTCACCGCGCTGAACGACGCCGTCCGCGAGGCGTCCGTCAGCTACGGCGCGACCCTCGTCGACCTCTGGCCGGACGACGCCGCGCACGATTCCCGCTACTTCGGCCCGGATCGGCTGCACCTGTCCGAGGAGGGCCATCGACGCCTGGCCGGGCACGTCCTCGGCAGGCTCGGCGTCTCCCACGACCCGGCCTGGCTCGCCCCGCTGCCCGGATCGGCGGGACGCCCCGGTGTGCGCGCGGATCTGCGGTGGCTGACGCGAGAGGTCCTCCCGGTGGCGGTCAGCCGGTTCCGCAACCGGCTCATCGGGCGTCAGCCGGGCGACGGTTTCCTGCCGAAGCGCCCCGAACTCCTTCCCGTCCACGAGGAGACCCTGGCGTGGGCGCCCGAACCCGCCTGA
- a CDS encoding DinB family protein, whose amino-acid sequence MIDDVAKEHLHGDLRELREVLLQKIEGLGEYEIRRPLTRTGTNLLGLVKHLALWESRYFGEVFDRPFPEPLPRWDDLGQRGADLWVTEHETREEIVGRYRRAWAHSDATIAALSLDSPGHVPWWPRPGVTLFAVLVHMLTETARHAGHADILREQLDGSIEAATGERDEAFWEARRDRIERAAVKAARTERGHDA is encoded by the coding sequence ATGATCGATGACGTCGCGAAGGAGCACTTGCACGGCGATCTGCGAGAGCTCCGCGAGGTGCTGCTCCAGAAGATCGAAGGGCTGGGTGAGTACGAGATCCGCCGTCCGCTGACCCGGACCGGGACCAACCTTCTCGGTTTGGTCAAGCATCTGGCGCTCTGGGAATCCCGGTACTTCGGGGAGGTTTTCGACCGCCCCTTCCCTGAGCCGCTGCCCCGGTGGGATGACCTCGGGCAGCGGGGCGCCGACCTGTGGGTCACCGAGCACGAGACCCGCGAGGAGATCGTCGGCCGCTACCGCCGCGCTTGGGCGCACTCGGACGCGACGATCGCGGCTCTGTCCCTCGATTCGCCTGGTCACGTGCCCTGGTGGCCGCGACCGGGGGTGACGTTGTTCGCCGTCCTGGTCCACATGCTCACCGAGACCGCCCGCCACGCCGGGCACGCCGACATCTTGCGCGAACAACTGGACGGCTCGATCGAGGCGGCCACCGGGGAGCGCGACGAGGCCTTCTGGGAGGCCAGGCGCGACCGGATCGAGCGAGCAGCCGTCAAGGCCGCCCGGACAGAACGCGGGCACGATGCGTAA